In the genome of Nocardiopsis composta, one region contains:
- a CDS encoding DUF2637 domain-containing protein — protein MLAGIAAVVSYSHMFELAQRHGEPVWRAALFPLSVDGMIVASSMTLLADARRGRRDGLLPWSLLVLGSLASLAANVAVADPTAWSRVIHAWPGFALMGAYELLMRELRREQGARTANADDEHTATAEPPAVETKVEEAQSAAPEDLEEHKGHGERPQLRVVSAVEGSGDEEGGGSGSPRSCSSYPGGGLVVGPTQP, from the coding sequence ATGCTGGCGGGTATCGCCGCGGTGGTGTCCTACTCCCACATGTTCGAGCTGGCCCAGCGCCACGGTGAACCGGTGTGGCGTGCGGCGCTGTTCCCGCTCTCGGTGGACGGCATGATCGTCGCCTCCTCCATGACGCTGCTGGCCGATGCCCGCCGGGGCCGGCGCGACGGTCTGCTGCCGTGGAGTCTGCTGGTCCTGGGCAGCCTGGCCTCCCTGGCGGCCAACGTCGCGGTGGCCGATCCGACCGCCTGGTCGCGGGTCATCCACGCCTGGCCGGGTTTCGCGCTGATGGGCGCCTATGAGCTGCTGATGCGCGAGCTGCGGCGTGAGCAGGGCGCACGCACTGCGAACGCGGATGATGAGCACACCGCCACCGCGGAGCCTCCGGCCGTCGAGACCAAGGTGGAAGAGGCCCAGAGTGCGGCTCCGGAGGATCTGGAAGAGCACAAGGGGCATGGGGAGCGCCCGCAGCTTCGCGTCGTCTCTGCTGTGGAAGGCTCCGGGGACGAGGAGGGGGGAGGCTCCGGCAGTCCTCGGAGCTGTTCCTCGTATCCAGGGGGAGGCCTGGTGGTGGGCCCAACGCAACCGTGA